One Gambusia affinis linkage group LG15, SWU_Gaff_1.0, whole genome shotgun sequence genomic window carries:
- the drd1b gene encoding dopamine receptor D1b → MDQNFSTVRDGKQLTPDRDSSKRVLTGCFLSLLIFTTLLGNTLVCAAVTKFRHLRSKVTNFFVISLAISDLLVAILVMPWKAATEIMGFWPFGAFCNVWVAFDIMCSTASILNLCVISVDRYWAISSPFRYERKMTPKVACLMISVAWTLSVLISFIPVQLDWHKAETTSYAELNGTYPSELPPDNCDSSLNRTYAISSSLISFYIPVAIMLVTYTRIYRIAQKQIRRISALERAAESAKNRHSSMGNSSNIESESSFKMSFKRETKVLKTLSVIMGVFVCCWLPFFILNCMVPFCEPNLPDGSADFFCISSTTFDVFVWFGWANSSLNPIIYAFNADFRKAFSILLGCHRLCPGSNAIEIVSINNNMAAPAPNPNSQYQPKSHIPKEGNNSASYVIPHSIQCQEDELQRKDGCGGEIEAGIVNNALEKPSPAISGNLDSDTEVTLEKINPITQNGQHKAVSC, encoded by the coding sequence ATGGATCAGAATTTCTCAACAGTACGAGACGGCAAGCAGCTCACGCCAGACAGGGACTCGTCCAAGCGAGTCTTAACAGGATGCTTTCTCTCCCTGCTTATCTTCACCACACTGCTTGGCAACACCCTGGTGTGTGCAGCTGTCACCAAGTTCCGACACCTGAGGTCGAAGGTCACCAACTTCTTTGTAATCTCGCTGGCCATCTCGGACCTTCTGGTGGCTATCTTGGTGATGCCATGGAAGGCAGCCACAGAGATCATGGGGTTTTGGCCATTTGGGGCATTCTGCAATGTGTGGGTAGCATTTGACATCATGTGTTCCACTGCCTCTATCTTGAACCTGTGTGTTATTAGTGTTGATCGTTACTGGGCCATTTCCAGCCCTTTCCGCTATGAACGTAAAATGACCCCAAAAGTGGCGTGCCTGATGATTAGTGTAGCATGGACCCTCTCTGTGCTCATCTCCTTCATTCCTGTTCAGCTAGACTGGCACAAAGCTGAGACCACCAGCTATGCAGAGTTAAATGGTACATACCCCAGTGAACTGCCCCCTGATAACTGTGATTCTAGCCTTAATAGGACGTACGCCATTTCATCCTCCCTCATTAGCTTCTATATCCCTGTAGCAATCATGCTCGTCACCTATACCCGGATCTACCGCATTGCCCAGAAACAAATACGGAGAATATCTGCCCTGGAACGTGCAGCAGAGAGTGCCAAAAACCGACACAGCAGTATGGGGAACAGCTCAAACATAGAGAGCGAGAGCTCattcaaaatgtccttcaaACGGGAAACCAAAGTCTTAAAGACGCTCTCGGTCATcatgggtgtgtttgtgtgctgctGGTTGCCCTTTTTCATCCTAAACTGCATGGTTCCCTTCTGCGAACCAAACCTGCCAGATGGGTCAGCAGACTTCTTCTGCATCAGCTCTACCACTTTCGACGTGTTCGTGTGGTTTGGCTGGGCAAACTCCTCTCTCAACCCCATCATCTATGCCTTCAATGCAGATTTCCGCAAGGCCTTCTCCATACTCCTGGGCTGCCACCGGTTGTGCCCGGGGAGCAACGCCATCGAGATCGTCAGTATTAACAACAACATGGCAGCCCCCGCGCCCAACCCTAACTCTCAGTATCAGCCCAAGAGTCACATCCCAAAGGAAGGGAACAACTCTGCAAGCTATGTGATTCCTCACAGCATCCAGTGTCAGGAGGACGAGTTACAGAGGAAAGATGGATGTGGAGGCGAGATTGAGGCAGGAATAGTAAACAACGCCCTGGAGAAACCCTCCCCGGCCATTTCTGGGAATTTAGACAGTGATACTGAGGTAACCCTGGAAAAGATCAATCCCATCACACAGAACGGGCAACACAAAGCTGTGTCATGTTGA